The following DNA comes from Kaistia sp. 32K.
GCGCGCCTTGCCCGGATCGCCGAGCAGGAGGTCCACTTCGGTCGGGCGGAAGTAGCGCGGGTCGATCTCGATCAGTGTCGCGCCGCTGCGGGCGTCATGCCCCTTTTCGGTCGCCCCGCGACCGGACCATTCGATCGCCCGGCCGACCTCGCCAAAGGCGCGCTCGACGAACTCGCGCACCGTGTGGGTTTCGCCCGTCGCCAGAACGAAATCATCGGGCTGGCGGTGCTGCACGATGCGCCACATGCCTTCCACATAGTCGCGGGCATGGCCCCAGTCCCGGCGGGCGTCGAGATTGCCGAGATGGATCGTCTGCTGCAGTCCGAGCTCGATGGCGGCGACGCCGCGCGTGATCTTGCGCGTCACGAAGGTTTCGCCGCGCAGCGGGCTCTCGTGGTTGAAGAGAATGCCGTTCGAGGCGTGAATGCCATAAGCCTCGCGGTAGTTGACCGTGATCCAGTAGGCGTAGAGCTTCGCGGCGGCGTAGGGACTGCGCGGCGAGAACGGCGTCGTCTCGCATTGCGGCGCGACCCGGCTGCCGCCGAAGAGCTCGGATGTCGAGGCCTGGTAGAAGCGGCACTTCTCCGAGAGGCCGGCGATGCGGAGCGCCTCGAGCAACCGGAGTGTCCCGAGCGCATCGGCGTTCGCCGTATATTCCGGCGTCTCGAAGCTGACCTGGACATGGCT
Coding sequences within:
- the gmd gene encoding GDP-mannose 4,6-dehydratase codes for the protein MPGKRALIVGVTGQDGAYLAELLLGKGYEVHGIKRRSSSFNTQRVDHLYQDPHGENVRFHLHYGELTDATNLCRIIHEVEPDEIYNLGAQSHVQVSFETPEYTANADALGTLRLLEALRIAGLSEKCRFYQASTSELFGGSRVAPQCETTPFSPRSPYAAAKLYAYWITVNYREAYGIHASNGILFNHESPLRGETFVTRKITRGVAAIELGLQQTIHLGNLDARRDWGHARDYVEGMWRIVQHRQPDDFVLATGETHTVREFVERAFGEVGRAIEWSGRGATEKGHDARSGATLIEIDPRYFRPTEVDLLLGDPGKARDQLGWSHTVSFPELVADMVRADLSSVLREAGRNDRSA